The following proteins are encoded in a genomic region of Liolophura sinensis isolate JHLJ2023 chromosome 7, CUHK_Ljap_v2, whole genome shotgun sequence:
- the LOC135469828 gene encoding uncharacterized protein LOC135469828 has translation MDDKLFGRMDGKLFGRMDGKLFGRMNDGLTGTNDLFGDSANDLCGDDTNTLCRDTTTDLFGDNTNDSCGDSTNDLFGDNTNDLCRDSTNDLFGDNTNDLFGDSTNDLFGDSTNDLFGDSTNDLCADSTNDLFGDSKHDLFGESTNDLFGDSKHDLFGDSKHDLFGDSTNDLCGDSTNDLFGDTTNGLCGDSTTDLLGDSANDLFRDSTYDLFGDSTNDSFGDRTNDLCGDNTNGLCGDSTSDYTNDLFGDSTNDFFGNNTNDLCRDSSNGLCGYSTNDLFRDSTNDLCGDSKHDLFGDSTNDLFGDSTNDSFGDSTNDLFGDSTNDLFGESTNDLFADSTNDLFGDSTNDLFGDNTNDLFGDSTNDLFADSNNDLFGDSKHDLFGNSTIDLCEDSINELFGDNTNDLCRDSTIGLCGDNTNDLFGDSANDLFGDSTNDVLYDGGKNKYNTTGVPYLTQE, from the exons ATGGATGATAAATTGTTTGGTCGAATGGATGGTAAATTGTTTGGTCGAATGGATGGTAAATTGTTTGGTCGAATGAATGATGGATTGACAGG TACTAATGACTTGTTTGGAGACAGTGCTAATGACTTGTGTGGAGACGATACTAATACCTTGTGTCGAGACACTACTACTGACTTGTTTGGAGACAATACTAATGACTCGTGTGGAGACAGTACAAATGACTTGTTTGGAGACAATACTAATGACTTGTGTAGAGACAGTACTAATGACTTGTTTGGAGACAATACTAATGACTTGTTTGGAGACAGTACTAATGACTTGTTTGGAGACAGTACTAATGACTTGTTTGGAGACAGTACTAATGACTTGTGTGCGGACAGCACTAATGACTTGTTTGGAGACAGTAAACATGATTTGTTTGGAGAGAGCACTAATGACTTGTTTGGAGACAGTAAACATGACTTGTTTGGAGACAGTAAACATGACTTGTTTGGAGACAGCACTAATGACTTGTGTGGAGACAGCACTAATGACTTATTTGGGGACACTACTAATGGCTTGTGTGGAGACAGTACTACTGACTTGCTTGGAGACAGTGCTAATGATTTGTTTAGAGACAGTACTTATGACTTGTTTGGAGACAGTACTAATGACTCATTTGGAGATAGAACTAATGACTTGTGTGGAGACAATACTAATGGCTTGTGTGGAGACAGTACTAGTGACTA TACTAATGACTTGTTTGGAGACAGTACTAATGACTTCTTTGGAAACAACACTAATGACCTGTGTAGAGACAGTTCTAATGGCTTGTGTGGGTACAGTACTAATGACTTGTTTAGAGACAGCACTAACGACTTGTGTGGCGACAGTAAACATGACTTGTTTGGAGACAGTACTAATGACTTGTTTGGAGACAGTACTAATGACTCATTTGGAGACAGCACAAATGACTTGTTTGGAGACAGCACTAATGACTTGTTTGGGGAGAGCACAAATGACTTGTTTGCAGACAGCACTAATGACTTGTTTGGAGACAGTACTAATGACTTGTTTGGAGACAATACTAATGACTTGTTTGGAGACAGTACTAATGACTTGTTTGCAGACAGTAATAATGACTTATTTGGAGACAGTAAACATGACTTGTTTGGAAACAGTACTATTGACTTGTGTGAAGACAGTATTAATGAGTTGTTTGGAGACAATACTAATGACTTGTGTAGAGACAGCACTATTGGCTTGTGTGGAGACAATACAAATGACTTGTTTGGAGACAGTGCAAATGACTTGTTTGGAGACAGTACTAATGATgtcttatatgatggcggtaaAAATAAGTACAACACAACAGGTGTGCCTTATCTGACACAGGAATAG